Proteins from a genomic interval of Brooklawnia cerclae:
- a CDS encoding DUF721 domain-containing protein, with translation MTGRGPEPAPGFEEGVPRESAAPREPSDGVEAEQFPPIVEPSDHDPLGLDVATRIAHDVAGILPAPRGVRPRRRRRSWDDTEQRSGSGPDSRDPQPLGRAFGRLVERKGWQTQLGLRQLLTAWSTLVGPTIAEHTQPEAFRDGVLLVRAESTAWATALRHMAPQLLAKLNHELGDGSVTRVEVHGPAAPSWKHGRLSVRDGRGPRDTYG, from the coding sequence ATGACCGGGCGGGGGCCGGAACCCGCCCCCGGCTTCGAAGAGGGCGTACCACGGGAAAGCGCAGCCCCCCGGGAGCCATCGGACGGGGTCGAGGCCGAACAGTTCCCGCCGATCGTCGAACCGTCCGATCACGATCCCCTCGGACTCGATGTGGCCACTCGTATCGCCCACGACGTCGCGGGCATCCTGCCCGCCCCGCGCGGCGTCCGCCCACGGCGCAGGCGCCGAAGTTGGGACGACACCGAGCAGCGTTCGGGGTCGGGACCCGACAGCCGCGACCCGCAGCCCCTGGGCAGGGCGTTCGGCAGGCTCGTCGAACGCAAGGGCTGGCAGACACAGCTCGGCCTGCGTCAGCTGCTCACCGCGTGGTCGACGCTGGTCGGCCCAACGATCGCCGAACACACCCAGCCCGAGGCGTTCAGGGACGGCGTGCTGCTCGTCCGTGCCGAGTCGACGGCCTGGGCAACGGCCCTGCGGCACATGGCTCCTCAACTGCTCGCCAAGCTCAACCACGAGCTGGGTGACGGGTCGGTGACCCGTGTCGAGGTGCACGGGCCGGCCGCCCCGAGCTGGAAACACGGCCGCCTGTCGGTGCGGGACGGTCGCGGGCCGCGCGACACCTACGGGTGA